One window from the genome of Cetobacterium sp. ZOR0034 encodes:
- the thiE gene encoding thiamine phosphate synthase, which produces MNRFKLPIGIYAITDSECANNKNFLTYCEELLQGGAKIIQYREKSRDMKKLFKEAKELRELTQKYNAIFIVNDHLDIALLVDADGIHIGQDDLPISEVRKVLGKNKIIGISTHNLQEAEDAVKNGADYIGVGPIFHTDTKKDAGNPLTLKFLEEVEANITLPYTVIGGIKEHNLEEVLSRGAKSVCLISELICNKNTFEITKRINEKIKSY; this is translated from the coding sequence ATGAACAGATTTAAATTACCTATAGGTATCTACGCTATTACCGACTCTGAATGTGCTAACAATAAGAATTTTTTAACATATTGCGAGGAACTACTTCAAGGTGGAGCGAAGATTATACAGTATAGAGAAAAAAGTAGAGATATGAAAAAACTTTTTAAAGAAGCTAAAGAGCTTAGAGAATTAACACAAAAATATAACGCCATATTTATAGTTAACGACCACCTTGATATTGCCCTTCTTGTAGATGCAGATGGAATTCATATTGGTCAAGATGATCTTCCTATTTCAGAGGTTAGAAAAGTTCTAGGAAAAAATAAAATAATTGGAATTTCAACTCATAATTTACAAGAAGCTGAAGATGCCGTTAAAAATGGAGCTGATTATATTGGAGTTGGACCTATTTTCCATACTGATACAAAAAAAGATGCTGGAAACCCTCTAACACTTAAGTTTCTAGAAGAAGTCGAAGCAAATATCACTCTTCCATATACTGTTATCGGTGGAATAAAAGAACATAATTTAGAAGAAGTTTTATCTAGAGGTGCAAAATCTGTGTGCCTTATATCAGAGCTAATCTGCAATAAAAATACTTTTGAAATTACAAAAAGAATCAATGAAAAAATTAAATCTTATTAA
- a CDS encoding YitT family protein, giving the protein MMKREVFKYSKLMLGLLLCSLGVVTILNSNLGLSPWDVLNQGLNKTIGITLGEANLLVGAVVVFVSIFLKQPIGSGTIINFLLVGVFIDMYMYLDVVPKGDVLIKKIAILIIGIMIFSYGCYVYISTGLGCGPRDGLMVVLTKKSKYPLWKIKTCIEVVVLSIGYILGGSVGIGTIVSSVCVGPLIQYFFKMNNQDIKLLEHRSVVREFQFLKAKVLK; this is encoded by the coding sequence ATGATGAAACGAGAGGTATTTAAGTATTCAAAATTAATGTTAGGTCTTTTATTGTGTTCGTTAGGAGTTGTTACGATTCTAAATTCTAATTTGGGATTGTCACCATGGGATGTTTTAAATCAGGGGTTAAACAAAACAATTGGTATAACTTTAGGAGAAGCGAATCTATTAGTTGGAGCTGTTGTTGTTTTTGTAAGTATATTTTTAAAACAACCAATAGGTAGTGGTACGATTATAAACTTTTTATTGGTAGGAGTTTTTATAGATATGTACATGTATTTAGATGTAGTTCCAAAAGGAGATGTGTTAATCAAAAAGATAGCGATTTTAATTATTGGAATAATGATATTCAGTTATGGATGCTATGTCTATATATCGACTGGATTGGGTTGTGGTCCAAGAGATGGTTTAATGGTAGTTTTAACAAAAAAATCGAAATATCCATTATGGAAAATAAAAACGTGTATAGAGGTTGTTGTTCTTTCGATAGGGTATATTCTAGGTGGAAGTGTCGGAATAGGAACAATAGTATCTTCGGTTTGTGTGGGACCATTGATTCAATATTTCTTTAAAATGAATAACCAAGATATAAAACTTTTAGAGCATAGAAGTGTTGTTAGAGAGTTTCAATTCTTAAAAGCAAAAGTTTTAAAATAA
- a CDS encoding alpha/beta fold hydrolase yields MIKIQIIYNNNAPAIGIIQIIHGMSEHSKRYLKFTEFLNKNNYIVVLSDHRGHGEKARENDSLGFFTGSFDTLVFDQVNISREIKSLHPTLPIFILGHSMGSFIAQKHMKVYSKKTFNYIFMGSCFERKGITFLGKIIFKSISLLTKNPKKIFNDIIFLGANSKIKDSEKNSSSWLSRDKKTVDTFLKDPCCGFSYTPKFYYNFLNFLSTLYEKNSFNFVNKKTPILIISGESDPIGLYGRGVKSLFNFYKSLGFKNLSLKLYKDSRHEILNEINKDEVYNDILNWINKQL; encoded by the coding sequence GTGATTAAAATTCAAATAATCTATAACAATAATGCTCCCGCTATCGGGATTATCCAAATAATTCATGGAATGAGCGAACACTCTAAAAGATATTTGAAGTTTACAGAATTTCTAAACAAAAATAATTATATAGTTGTACTTTCTGATCATAGAGGACATGGTGAAAAAGCTAGAGAGAATGATTCTCTTGGTTTTTTTACCGGTTCTTTTGATACACTAGTTTTCGATCAAGTTAATATAAGTAGGGAGATTAAAAGTTTACATCCTACCCTTCCTATATTTATTTTAGGTCATAGTATGGGATCATTCATAGCACAAAAACATATGAAAGTTTATTCTAAAAAAACTTTTAACTATATTTTTATGGGAAGTTGTTTTGAAAGAAAAGGAATAACTTTTCTAGGGAAAATTATTTTCAAATCAATATCCTTACTTACAAAAAATCCTAAAAAAATTTTTAATGATATAATTTTTCTCGGAGCTAACTCAAAAATTAAAGATTCTGAAAAAAATAGTTCCTCTTGGCTTAGTAGAGATAAAAAAACGGTCGATACCTTTTTAAAAGATCCATGTTGTGGATTTAGTTATACCCCAAAATTTTACTATAATTTTTTGAATTTTCTGTCAACATTGTATGAAAAGAATAGTTTTAATTTTGTGAATAAAAAAACTCCTATTCTTATTATTTCCGGAGAAAGTGACCCTATTGGTTTATATGGTAGAGGAGTTAAATCACTCTTCAATTTTTATAAATCACTGGGATTTAAAAATCTTTCCCTTAAACTCTACAAAGATTCTAGACATGAAATTTTAAATGAAATAAATAAAGATGAAGTTTACAATGATATCTTAAATTGGATAAATAAACAATTATAA
- a CDS encoding calcium/sodium antiporter, with protein MLSLLILLVGVTFLVFGANFLVDGASVIAKKFNIPNIVIGLTIVAFGTSAPELVVNVISAMNGKSAITLGNVIGSNIINVLIILGITALIYPLTVARNTVKYEIPIALFASILTYVLSKNGVLSKFDGLILLGCFILFLLYNTYLTVTNNEESELEVKNYTLPIAIVITILGFVLLVFGGKFIVDSAVELARNFGISERIISITVVSLGTSLPELATSVIAAFKKNTDIAIGNVVGSNIFNTFLILGVSATISPIDISSGAFIDLILNIVASLLLFIFVLRKYRLNRIHGLLFLTVYSAYLYSLFK; from the coding sequence ATGTTATCATTACTTATTTTACTTGTGGGGGTTACATTTTTAGTTTTCGGAGCAAACTTTCTTGTAGATGGAGCTTCTGTAATCGCTAAAAAATTTAACATCCCAAATATTGTTATCGGTTTAACTATTGTTGCATTCGGGACATCCGCACCAGAGCTTGTTGTAAATGTTATCTCGGCAATGAATGGAAAATCCGCTATCACCCTAGGAAATGTTATTGGAAGCAATATCATAAACGTTCTTATTATTCTTGGGATAACAGCTTTGATATATCCTTTAACAGTTGCTAGAAACACTGTTAAATATGAAATTCCAATCGCACTTTTTGCCTCGATTCTAACTTACGTTCTATCTAAAAATGGAGTTTTAAGTAAGTTTGATGGCTTAATTTTACTTGGATGTTTTATACTATTTCTTTTATACAATACATATTTAACTGTTACAAACAACGAAGAGAGTGAATTGGAAGTTAAAAACTACACCCTACCAATTGCTATTGTCATAACAATCTTAGGTTTTGTTCTTTTAGTTTTTGGTGGAAAATTTATAGTTGATTCAGCTGTTGAGTTAGCTAGAAATTTTGGAATCTCAGAAAGAATAATCTCTATTACTGTTGTCTCTTTAGGAACTTCACTTCCAGAGCTTGCAACATCAGTAATTGCAGCATTTAAGAAAAACACTGATATAGCTATTGGAAATGTTGTTGGATCTAATATATTTAACACATTCCTTATTTTAGGAGTTTCTGCTACAATCTCACCTATTGATATTAGTTCTGGCGCTTTTATTGATTTAATTTTAAATATTGTTGCATCTCTTTTACTATTTATTTTCGTTTTGAGAAAATATAGATTAAATAGAATCCACGGTTTATTATTTTTAACTGTTTATTCAGCTTATTTATACTCTCTTTTTAAATAA